In Triplophysa rosa linkage group LG7, Trosa_1v2, whole genome shotgun sequence, the following proteins share a genomic window:
- the kcnh7 gene encoding potassium voltage-gated channel subfamily H member 7 isoform X2, with amino-acid sequence MPVRRGHVAPQNTFLGIIIRKFEGQNKRFVIANARVQNCAIIYCNDAFCEMTGFSRPDIMQKPCTCDFLHGQLTKRHAIAQVAQALLGSEERKVEIAYHRKDGSDFMCTTHIIPVKNQEGVVMMFILSFDYVLNDGSMDSLDRLNHTSPTRQEQKKGRFFRFRLPAPLSMLGVSKQSLPQEDPDVVTIHSADQNEKHSSCSSSLSLSLSPRDLHPPTGESCSPSYGNDTQALIGQSCLGSCSPISGPQDHSSPRGPWERPDPQEPVGVVSRRASHASMCTFRRASSTQDQEGLGTHTQRTYRDRHASEDNGRSIKVSRSWMAVGPFNQIKSSLLGSTSDSNLTKYSTINKIPLITLNFSETNNDKRASSPHSSEKTIIAPKVKDRTHNVTEKVTQVLSLGADVLPEYKLQTPRMDKFTILHYSPFKAVWDWLILLLVIYTAIFTPYSAAFLLNDPEEQKRRVCGYSCSPLNVVDLIVDIMFIVDILINFRTTYVNINEEVVSHPAKIAVHYFKGWFLIDIVAAIPFDLLIFGSGSEETTTLIGLLKTARLLRLVRVARKLDRYSEYGAAVLMLLMCIFALIAHWLACIWYAIGNVEKPYLKNTIGWLDNLGMSIGKQYNYSDPASGPSIKDKYVTALYFTFSSLTSVGFGNVSPNTNSEKIFSICVMLIGSLMYASIFGNVSAIIQRLYSGTARYHLQMLRVKEFIRFHQIPNPLRQRLEEYFQHAWTYTNGIDMNMGFPECLQADICLHLNQSLLQSCKAFHGATKGCLRALAMRFKTTHAPPGDTLVHCGDVLTAIYFLARGSIEILRDDIVVAILGKNDIFGEMIHLYAKPGKANADVRALSYCELHTIHREELLEVLDMYPEFSDYFLSNLELTFNLRQEIAKGAVAPQTNIYMTQSDSDTEDPDVRNKSCCKSKRSAGTPNRSSRAERETVREEEETVRPLGLGVLGRPLPVHLNTIPHTYTSDNNDVCAEEWPCGNADDSAKSQDKEGGDDCESDITFGEMEQRLDLLQEHLNRLESQMTTDIQAILQLLQRQSASGPPAYSTVAVSPEYNKPVQPVTAIQTQSPKQEKVCSEDSTPAVTTEMTCDVSTTTAPVPDPRWEAGLKPMENEHPRSLQLSIRQASLPDSSPGNSTALDLHRPSSDPGLPGQ; translated from the exons GTTCAGACTTCATGTGCACGACACACATCATTCCAGTAAAGAACCAGGAAGGCGTTGTCATGATGTTCATACTGAGCTTCGATTATGTGCTGAATGACGGAAGCATGGACTCATTAGACCGACTCAACCACACCTCTCCAACCAGACAAGAACAAA AAAAGGGCCGTTTCTTTCGCTTCCGTCTGCCGGCGCCGCTGAGCATGCTGGGAGTGAGCAAGCAGTCTCTCCCTCAGGAAGACCCGGACGTGGTGACCATCCATTCGGCCGATCAGAACGAGAAACACTCGTCCTGCTcgtcgtctctctctctttccctctctccaCGTGATCTCCACCCCCCCACCGGCGAGAGCTGTAGCCCCTCCTATGGAAATGACACCCaggctctgattggtcagagtTGTTTGGGGTCGTGCTCGCCTATTTCAGGGCCGCAGGACCACTCGTCTCCGCGGGGCCCGTGGGAGCGGCCGGACCCTCAGGAGCCTGTGGGGGTCGTGTCCCGCAGGGCGTCACATGCCAGTATGTGCACGTTTAGAAGAGCGTCATCTACACAAGATCAAGAAGGActcggcacacacacacagaggacgTACCGTGATCGGCACGCAAGTGAAg ATAACGGCCGCAGTATTAAAG TGTCGCGCTCTTGGATGGCCGTGG GTCCATTTAATCAGATCAAGTCCAGTCTGTTGGGCTCCACGTCTGACTCAAACCTCACCAAGTACAGCACCATCAACAAGATTCCTCTCATCACCCTGAACTTCTCCGAGACCAACAACGACAAGCGGGCGTCCTCGCCACATTCCTCTGAGAAAACCATCATCGCACCCAAGGTCAAAGATCGGACACATAACGTCACAGAGAAGGTCACACAG GTGTTGTCGCTAGGCGCCGATGTGCTTCCAGAATATAAGCTTCAGACGCCACGTATGGACAAGTTCACCATATTACACTACAGCCCCTTCAAGGCCGTCTGGGATTGGCTGATCCTGTTGCTTGTCATCTACACCGCCATATTCACGCCCTACAGCGCCGCCTTCCTTCTCAACGACCCGGAGGAACAGAAGAGACGCGTGTGCGGCTACTCCTGCAGTCCGCTCAACGTGGTGGACCTGATCGTAGACATCATGTTCATTGTGGACATTCTCATTAATTTCCGCACTACATACGTCAACATCAACGAGGAGGTGGTCAGCCATCCGGCAAAGATAGCCGTGCATTACTTCAAGGGCTGGTTCCTCATAGATATAGTGGCGGCCATCCCCTTTGACCTGCTCATCTTTGGATCAGGATCTGAGGAG ACCACGACTCTGATTGGCCTGCTGAAGACTGCCCGACTTTTGCGATTGGTCCGCGTGGCACGGAAGCTAGACCGTTACTCAGAGTATGGAGCGGCTGTCCTCATGCTCCTCATGTGTATATTTGCACTCATCGCTCATTGGCTGGCCTGTATATGGTATGCCATCGGTAATGTGGAGAAGCCGTATCTGAAGAACACCATTGGTTGGTTGGATAATCTGGGCATGTCCATTGGAAAGCAGTACAACTACAGTGATCCCGCCTCTGGCCCGTCCATCAAGGACAAGTACGTCACGGCGCTTTATTTCACCTTCAGCAGTCTGACCAGCGTGGGCTTCGGGAACGTTTCACCCAACACCAACTCCGAGAAGATCTTCTCCATCTGTGTCATGCTCATCGGCT CTCTCATGTATGCCAGTATCTTTGGAAATGTGTCTGCTATTATCCAGCGTCTGTACTCAGGAACGGCTCGGTATCATCTGCAGATGCTTCGGGTCAAAGAATTCATCCGCTTCCATCAGATACCCAACCCGCTCCGACAAAGACTGGAGGAATACTTCCAACACGCATGGACCTACACCAACGGCATCGACATGAACATG GGTTTTCCAGAGTGCCTGCAGGCTGATATCTGTCTTCATCTTAACCAAAGTTTGCTCCAGAGCTGTAAGGCATTCCACGGGGCGACCAAGGGATGCCTGCGGGCGCTGGCCATGCGTTTTAAGACCACCCACGCCCCGCCGGGTGACACACTGGTGCATTGTGGGGACGTTCTCACGGCCATCTACTTTCTCGCCAGGGGATCCATCGAGATCCTCAGAGATGACATCGTGGTGGCCATCCTGG GTAAGAACGATATTTTTGGTGAGATGATTCATCTGTACGCCAAGCCGGGGAAAGCCAACGCTGACGTTCGAGCTCTGAGTTACTGTGAGCTGCACACCATCCACAGAGAAGAGCTTCTGGAGGTTCTGGACATGTATCCTGAATTCTCTGACTACTTTCTGTCCAACCTGGAGCTCACGTTCAACCTGCGACAGGAGATCGCAAAG GGTGCCGTGGCTCCACAGACGAACATCTACATGACTCAAAGTGACTCAGACACTGAGGATCCAGACGTCAGGAATAAATCCTGCTGTAAGAGCAAACGCTCGGCAG GTACACCCAACAGATCGagcagagcagagagagagacggtaCGAGAGGAGGAGGAGACAGTGAGACCTTTGGGTTTGGGGGTTCTGGGTCGACCCCTTCCAGTCCATCTCAACACCATCCCTCACACATATACTTCAGATAACAATG ACGTGTGCGCTGAAGAATGGCCTTGTGGGAATGCAGATGACTCAGCGAAATCTCAGGACAAAGAGGGAGGAGACGACTGTGAAAGTGACATCACGTTCGGAGAAATGGAGCAGCGGCTGGATCTACTGCAGGAACACCTGaacag GCTGGAATCTCAGATGACTACAGACATTCAGGCTATTTTACAGTTACTTCAGAGACAGAGCGCTTCAGGACCTCCAGCGTACAGCACTGTAGCCGTCAGTCCAGAATATAACAAACCTGTACAGCCCGTCACCGCCATACAGACGCAG aGTCCCAAACAAGAGAAAGTCTGCAGCGAAGACTCCACACCTGCCGTTACCACGGAGATGACCTGTGATGTCAGCACAACGACCGCACCGGTGCCGGACCCTCGGTGGGAGGCGGGGCTAAAGCCAATGGAAAATGAGCATCCGAGATCACTCCAGCTGTCAATCAGACAAGCTTCCCTCCCGGACTCATCGCCCGGCAACAGCACTGCGCTGGATCTCCACAGACCCTCCTCTGATCCTGGACTTCCAGGACAGTAA
- the kcnh7 gene encoding potassium voltage-gated channel subfamily H member 7 isoform X1 gives MPVRRGHVAPQNTFLGIIIRKFEGQNKRFVIANARVQNCAIIYCNDAFCEMTGFSRPDIMQKPCTCDFLHGQLTKRHAIAQVAQALLGSEERKVEIAYHRKDGSDFMCTTHIIPVKNQEGVVMMFILSFDYVLNDGSMDSLDRLNHTSPTRQEQKKGRFFRFRLPAPLSMLGVSKQSLPQEDPDVVTIHSADQNEKHSSCSSSLSLSLSPRDLHPPTGESCSPSYGNDTQALIGQSCLGSCSPISGPQDHSSPRGPWERPDPQEPVGVVSRRASHASMCTFRRASSTQDQEGLGTHTQRTYRDRHASEDNGRSIKVSRSWMAVGPFNQIKSSLLGSTSDSNLTKYSTINKIPLITLNFSETNNDKRASSPHSSEKTIIAPKVKDRTHNVTEKVTQVLSLGADVLPEYKLQTPRMDKFTILHYSPFKAVWDWLILLLVIYTAIFTPYSAAFLLNDPEEQKRRVCGYSCSPLNVVDLIVDIMFIVDILINFRTTYVNINEEVVSHPAKIAVHYFKGWFLIDIVAAIPFDLLIFGSGSEETTTLIGLLKTARLLRLVRVARKLDRYSEYGAAVLMLLMCIFALIAHWLACIWYAIGNVEKPYLKNTIGWLDNLGMSIGKQYNYSDPASGPSIKDKYVTALYFTFSSLTSVGFGNVSPNTNSEKIFSICVMLIGSLMYASIFGNVSAIIQRLYSGTARYHLQMLRVKEFIRFHQIPNPLRQRLEEYFQHAWTYTNGIDMNMVLKGFPECLQADICLHLNQSLLQSCKAFHGATKGCLRALAMRFKTTHAPPGDTLVHCGDVLTAIYFLARGSIEILRDDIVVAILGKNDIFGEMIHLYAKPGKANADVRALSYCELHTIHREELLEVLDMYPEFSDYFLSNLELTFNLRQEIAKGAVAPQTNIYMTQSDSDTEDPDVRNKSCCKSKRSAGTPNRSSRAERETVREEEETVRPLGLGVLGRPLPVHLNTIPHTYTSDNNDVCAEEWPCGNADDSAKSQDKEGGDDCESDITFGEMEQRLDLLQEHLNRLESQMTTDIQAILQLLQRQSASGPPAYSTVAVSPEYNKPVQPVTAIQTQSPKQEKVCSEDSTPAVTTEMTCDVSTTTAPVPDPRWEAGLKPMENEHPRSLQLSIRQASLPDSSPGNSTALDLHRPSSDPGLPGQ, from the exons GTTCAGACTTCATGTGCACGACACACATCATTCCAGTAAAGAACCAGGAAGGCGTTGTCATGATGTTCATACTGAGCTTCGATTATGTGCTGAATGACGGAAGCATGGACTCATTAGACCGACTCAACCACACCTCTCCAACCAGACAAGAACAAA AAAAGGGCCGTTTCTTTCGCTTCCGTCTGCCGGCGCCGCTGAGCATGCTGGGAGTGAGCAAGCAGTCTCTCCCTCAGGAAGACCCGGACGTGGTGACCATCCATTCGGCCGATCAGAACGAGAAACACTCGTCCTGCTcgtcgtctctctctctttccctctctccaCGTGATCTCCACCCCCCCACCGGCGAGAGCTGTAGCCCCTCCTATGGAAATGACACCCaggctctgattggtcagagtTGTTTGGGGTCGTGCTCGCCTATTTCAGGGCCGCAGGACCACTCGTCTCCGCGGGGCCCGTGGGAGCGGCCGGACCCTCAGGAGCCTGTGGGGGTCGTGTCCCGCAGGGCGTCACATGCCAGTATGTGCACGTTTAGAAGAGCGTCATCTACACAAGATCAAGAAGGActcggcacacacacacagaggacgTACCGTGATCGGCACGCAAGTGAAg ATAACGGCCGCAGTATTAAAG TGTCGCGCTCTTGGATGGCCGTGG GTCCATTTAATCAGATCAAGTCCAGTCTGTTGGGCTCCACGTCTGACTCAAACCTCACCAAGTACAGCACCATCAACAAGATTCCTCTCATCACCCTGAACTTCTCCGAGACCAACAACGACAAGCGGGCGTCCTCGCCACATTCCTCTGAGAAAACCATCATCGCACCCAAGGTCAAAGATCGGACACATAACGTCACAGAGAAGGTCACACAG GTGTTGTCGCTAGGCGCCGATGTGCTTCCAGAATATAAGCTTCAGACGCCACGTATGGACAAGTTCACCATATTACACTACAGCCCCTTCAAGGCCGTCTGGGATTGGCTGATCCTGTTGCTTGTCATCTACACCGCCATATTCACGCCCTACAGCGCCGCCTTCCTTCTCAACGACCCGGAGGAACAGAAGAGACGCGTGTGCGGCTACTCCTGCAGTCCGCTCAACGTGGTGGACCTGATCGTAGACATCATGTTCATTGTGGACATTCTCATTAATTTCCGCACTACATACGTCAACATCAACGAGGAGGTGGTCAGCCATCCGGCAAAGATAGCCGTGCATTACTTCAAGGGCTGGTTCCTCATAGATATAGTGGCGGCCATCCCCTTTGACCTGCTCATCTTTGGATCAGGATCTGAGGAG ACCACGACTCTGATTGGCCTGCTGAAGACTGCCCGACTTTTGCGATTGGTCCGCGTGGCACGGAAGCTAGACCGTTACTCAGAGTATGGAGCGGCTGTCCTCATGCTCCTCATGTGTATATTTGCACTCATCGCTCATTGGCTGGCCTGTATATGGTATGCCATCGGTAATGTGGAGAAGCCGTATCTGAAGAACACCATTGGTTGGTTGGATAATCTGGGCATGTCCATTGGAAAGCAGTACAACTACAGTGATCCCGCCTCTGGCCCGTCCATCAAGGACAAGTACGTCACGGCGCTTTATTTCACCTTCAGCAGTCTGACCAGCGTGGGCTTCGGGAACGTTTCACCCAACACCAACTCCGAGAAGATCTTCTCCATCTGTGTCATGCTCATCGGCT CTCTCATGTATGCCAGTATCTTTGGAAATGTGTCTGCTATTATCCAGCGTCTGTACTCAGGAACGGCTCGGTATCATCTGCAGATGCTTCGGGTCAAAGAATTCATCCGCTTCCATCAGATACCCAACCCGCTCCGACAAAGACTGGAGGAATACTTCCAACACGCATGGACCTACACCAACGGCATCGACATGAACATG gtaCTGAAGGGTTTTCCAGAGTGCCTGCAGGCTGATATCTGTCTTCATCTTAACCAAAGTTTGCTCCAGAGCTGTAAGGCATTCCACGGGGCGACCAAGGGATGCCTGCGGGCGCTGGCCATGCGTTTTAAGACCACCCACGCCCCGCCGGGTGACACACTGGTGCATTGTGGGGACGTTCTCACGGCCATCTACTTTCTCGCCAGGGGATCCATCGAGATCCTCAGAGATGACATCGTGGTGGCCATCCTGG GTAAGAACGATATTTTTGGTGAGATGATTCATCTGTACGCCAAGCCGGGGAAAGCCAACGCTGACGTTCGAGCTCTGAGTTACTGTGAGCTGCACACCATCCACAGAGAAGAGCTTCTGGAGGTTCTGGACATGTATCCTGAATTCTCTGACTACTTTCTGTCCAACCTGGAGCTCACGTTCAACCTGCGACAGGAGATCGCAAAG GGTGCCGTGGCTCCACAGACGAACATCTACATGACTCAAAGTGACTCAGACACTGAGGATCCAGACGTCAGGAATAAATCCTGCTGTAAGAGCAAACGCTCGGCAG GTACACCCAACAGATCGagcagagcagagagagagacggtaCGAGAGGAGGAGGAGACAGTGAGACCTTTGGGTTTGGGGGTTCTGGGTCGACCCCTTCCAGTCCATCTCAACACCATCCCTCACACATATACTTCAGATAACAATG ACGTGTGCGCTGAAGAATGGCCTTGTGGGAATGCAGATGACTCAGCGAAATCTCAGGACAAAGAGGGAGGAGACGACTGTGAAAGTGACATCACGTTCGGAGAAATGGAGCAGCGGCTGGATCTACTGCAGGAACACCTGaacag GCTGGAATCTCAGATGACTACAGACATTCAGGCTATTTTACAGTTACTTCAGAGACAGAGCGCTTCAGGACCTCCAGCGTACAGCACTGTAGCCGTCAGTCCAGAATATAACAAACCTGTACAGCCCGTCACCGCCATACAGACGCAG aGTCCCAAACAAGAGAAAGTCTGCAGCGAAGACTCCACACCTGCCGTTACCACGGAGATGACCTGTGATGTCAGCACAACGACCGCACCGGTGCCGGACCCTCGGTGGGAGGCGGGGCTAAAGCCAATGGAAAATGAGCATCCGAGATCACTCCAGCTGTCAATCAGACAAGCTTCCCTCCCGGACTCATCGCCCGGCAACAGCACTGCGCTGGATCTCCACAGACCCTCCTCTGATCCTGGACTTCCAGGACAGTAA
- the kcnh7 gene encoding potassium voltage-gated channel subfamily H member 7 isoform X3 produces MPVRRGHVAPQNTFLGIIIRKFEGQNKRFVIANARVQNCAIIYCNDAFCEMTGFSRPDIMQKPCTCDFLHGQLTKRHAIAQVAQALLGSEERKVEIAYHRKDGSDFMCTTHIIPVKNQEGVVMMFILSFDYVLNDGSMDSLDRLNHTSPTRQEQKKGRFFRFRLPAPLSMLGVSKQSLPQEDPDVVTIHSADQNEKHSSCSSSLSLSLSPRDLHPPTGESCSPSYGNDTQALIGQSCLGSCSPISGPQDHSSPRGPWERPDPQEPVGVVSRRASHASMCTFRRASSTQDQEGLGTHTQRTYRDRHASEDNGRSIKGPFNQIKSSLLGSTSDSNLTKYSTINKIPLITLNFSETNNDKRASSPHSSEKTIIAPKVKDRTHNVTEKVTQVLSLGADVLPEYKLQTPRMDKFTILHYSPFKAVWDWLILLLVIYTAIFTPYSAAFLLNDPEEQKRRVCGYSCSPLNVVDLIVDIMFIVDILINFRTTYVNINEEVVSHPAKIAVHYFKGWFLIDIVAAIPFDLLIFGSGSEETTTLIGLLKTARLLRLVRVARKLDRYSEYGAAVLMLLMCIFALIAHWLACIWYAIGNVEKPYLKNTIGWLDNLGMSIGKQYNYSDPASGPSIKDKYVTALYFTFSSLTSVGFGNVSPNTNSEKIFSICVMLIGSLMYASIFGNVSAIIQRLYSGTARYHLQMLRVKEFIRFHQIPNPLRQRLEEYFQHAWTYTNGIDMNMVLKGFPECLQADICLHLNQSLLQSCKAFHGATKGCLRALAMRFKTTHAPPGDTLVHCGDVLTAIYFLARGSIEILRDDIVVAILGKNDIFGEMIHLYAKPGKANADVRALSYCELHTIHREELLEVLDMYPEFSDYFLSNLELTFNLRQEIAKGAVAPQTNIYMTQSDSDTEDPDVRNKSCCKSKRSAGTPNRSSRAERETVREEEETVRPLGLGVLGRPLPVHLNTIPHTYTSDNNDVCAEEWPCGNADDSAKSQDKEGGDDCESDITFGEMEQRLDLLQEHLNRLESQMTTDIQAILQLLQRQSASGPPAYSTVAVSPEYNKPVQPVTAIQTQSPKQEKVCSEDSTPAVTTEMTCDVSTTTAPVPDPRWEAGLKPMENEHPRSLQLSIRQASLPDSSPGNSTALDLHRPSSDPGLPGQ; encoded by the exons GTTCAGACTTCATGTGCACGACACACATCATTCCAGTAAAGAACCAGGAAGGCGTTGTCATGATGTTCATACTGAGCTTCGATTATGTGCTGAATGACGGAAGCATGGACTCATTAGACCGACTCAACCACACCTCTCCAACCAGACAAGAACAAA AAAAGGGCCGTTTCTTTCGCTTCCGTCTGCCGGCGCCGCTGAGCATGCTGGGAGTGAGCAAGCAGTCTCTCCCTCAGGAAGACCCGGACGTGGTGACCATCCATTCGGCCGATCAGAACGAGAAACACTCGTCCTGCTcgtcgtctctctctctttccctctctccaCGTGATCTCCACCCCCCCACCGGCGAGAGCTGTAGCCCCTCCTATGGAAATGACACCCaggctctgattggtcagagtTGTTTGGGGTCGTGCTCGCCTATTTCAGGGCCGCAGGACCACTCGTCTCCGCGGGGCCCGTGGGAGCGGCCGGACCCTCAGGAGCCTGTGGGGGTCGTGTCCCGCAGGGCGTCACATGCCAGTATGTGCACGTTTAGAAGAGCGTCATCTACACAAGATCAAGAAGGActcggcacacacacacagaggacgTACCGTGATCGGCACGCAAGTGAAg ATAACGGCCGCAGTATTAAAG GTCCATTTAATCAGATCAAGTCCAGTCTGTTGGGCTCCACGTCTGACTCAAACCTCACCAAGTACAGCACCATCAACAAGATTCCTCTCATCACCCTGAACTTCTCCGAGACCAACAACGACAAGCGGGCGTCCTCGCCACATTCCTCTGAGAAAACCATCATCGCACCCAAGGTCAAAGATCGGACACATAACGTCACAGAGAAGGTCACACAG GTGTTGTCGCTAGGCGCCGATGTGCTTCCAGAATATAAGCTTCAGACGCCACGTATGGACAAGTTCACCATATTACACTACAGCCCCTTCAAGGCCGTCTGGGATTGGCTGATCCTGTTGCTTGTCATCTACACCGCCATATTCACGCCCTACAGCGCCGCCTTCCTTCTCAACGACCCGGAGGAACAGAAGAGACGCGTGTGCGGCTACTCCTGCAGTCCGCTCAACGTGGTGGACCTGATCGTAGACATCATGTTCATTGTGGACATTCTCATTAATTTCCGCACTACATACGTCAACATCAACGAGGAGGTGGTCAGCCATCCGGCAAAGATAGCCGTGCATTACTTCAAGGGCTGGTTCCTCATAGATATAGTGGCGGCCATCCCCTTTGACCTGCTCATCTTTGGATCAGGATCTGAGGAG ACCACGACTCTGATTGGCCTGCTGAAGACTGCCCGACTTTTGCGATTGGTCCGCGTGGCACGGAAGCTAGACCGTTACTCAGAGTATGGAGCGGCTGTCCTCATGCTCCTCATGTGTATATTTGCACTCATCGCTCATTGGCTGGCCTGTATATGGTATGCCATCGGTAATGTGGAGAAGCCGTATCTGAAGAACACCATTGGTTGGTTGGATAATCTGGGCATGTCCATTGGAAAGCAGTACAACTACAGTGATCCCGCCTCTGGCCCGTCCATCAAGGACAAGTACGTCACGGCGCTTTATTTCACCTTCAGCAGTCTGACCAGCGTGGGCTTCGGGAACGTTTCACCCAACACCAACTCCGAGAAGATCTTCTCCATCTGTGTCATGCTCATCGGCT CTCTCATGTATGCCAGTATCTTTGGAAATGTGTCTGCTATTATCCAGCGTCTGTACTCAGGAACGGCTCGGTATCATCTGCAGATGCTTCGGGTCAAAGAATTCATCCGCTTCCATCAGATACCCAACCCGCTCCGACAAAGACTGGAGGAATACTTCCAACACGCATGGACCTACACCAACGGCATCGACATGAACATG gtaCTGAAGGGTTTTCCAGAGTGCCTGCAGGCTGATATCTGTCTTCATCTTAACCAAAGTTTGCTCCAGAGCTGTAAGGCATTCCACGGGGCGACCAAGGGATGCCTGCGGGCGCTGGCCATGCGTTTTAAGACCACCCACGCCCCGCCGGGTGACACACTGGTGCATTGTGGGGACGTTCTCACGGCCATCTACTTTCTCGCCAGGGGATCCATCGAGATCCTCAGAGATGACATCGTGGTGGCCATCCTGG GTAAGAACGATATTTTTGGTGAGATGATTCATCTGTACGCCAAGCCGGGGAAAGCCAACGCTGACGTTCGAGCTCTGAGTTACTGTGAGCTGCACACCATCCACAGAGAAGAGCTTCTGGAGGTTCTGGACATGTATCCTGAATTCTCTGACTACTTTCTGTCCAACCTGGAGCTCACGTTCAACCTGCGACAGGAGATCGCAAAG GGTGCCGTGGCTCCACAGACGAACATCTACATGACTCAAAGTGACTCAGACACTGAGGATCCAGACGTCAGGAATAAATCCTGCTGTAAGAGCAAACGCTCGGCAG GTACACCCAACAGATCGagcagagcagagagagagacggtaCGAGAGGAGGAGGAGACAGTGAGACCTTTGGGTTTGGGGGTTCTGGGTCGACCCCTTCCAGTCCATCTCAACACCATCCCTCACACATATACTTCAGATAACAATG ACGTGTGCGCTGAAGAATGGCCTTGTGGGAATGCAGATGACTCAGCGAAATCTCAGGACAAAGAGGGAGGAGACGACTGTGAAAGTGACATCACGTTCGGAGAAATGGAGCAGCGGCTGGATCTACTGCAGGAACACCTGaacag GCTGGAATCTCAGATGACTACAGACATTCAGGCTATTTTACAGTTACTTCAGAGACAGAGCGCTTCAGGACCTCCAGCGTACAGCACTGTAGCCGTCAGTCCAGAATATAACAAACCTGTACAGCCCGTCACCGCCATACAGACGCAG aGTCCCAAACAAGAGAAAGTCTGCAGCGAAGACTCCACACCTGCCGTTACCACGGAGATGACCTGTGATGTCAGCACAACGACCGCACCGGTGCCGGACCCTCGGTGGGAGGCGGGGCTAAAGCCAATGGAAAATGAGCATCCGAGATCACTCCAGCTGTCAATCAGACAAGCTTCCCTCCCGGACTCATCGCCCGGCAACAGCACTGCGCTGGATCTCCACAGACCCTCCTCTGATCCTGGACTTCCAGGACAGTAA